The Catellatospora citrea DNA segment CGCCGGCGACGCCCACCTGTGCACCGACTGGGAGATCTGGGCCGGCAACGCCGGCTCCGGCGAGCGGGTCTGGTTCGACTCCTGCGCCAGCGGCACCGGCCGGGTGCACGTGCACCTGGGCGACGGGGTGTTCGAGAACTCCTTCACCGGGCGCAAGGACCTGATCGCGGACAAGGCCTACACGCTGCGCGTGCGGCACCGCGACGCGAGCGGCGCGTGGAGCGCGTACTCCACCCGGCCGTTCAAGACCGACGTCGAGCGCAAGCCGCTGCCCGGCGCGGGCGACTGGAAGGTCCACCAGCCCGGCTTCGTGGTCGAGGAGGTCACCGGCGACCTGGCGCTGCCGGTGAACATCGCGATGGTGCCGAACTACTCGGGCGACCCCACCAAGCCGCTGTTCTACGTCACCGAGCTCTACGGCCGCATCCGCGTGGTGACGGGCGACTACAAGAAGCACACGTACGCCGACGACCTGCTCGACTTCGACCCGAGCGCCCAGTTCCCGGGCTCCGGCGAGATGGGCGTGACCGGCATCGTCATCGAGCCGAAGACCGGCGACCTGTTCGTGTCGATGCTCTACAAGGACGACGGCGACCTGCTGCCCAAGATCGTGCGCTTCCACAGCGAGGACGGCGGCATGACCGCCGCCACCAAGACCACGATCTTCAAGGCGCCGGACGAGCCCCAGTCGACCTCGCACCAGATCTCGAACCTGACCATCGGCCCGGACGGCAAGCTCTACGTGCACATGGGCGACGGCTTCATCGCCGAGACCGCCGAGGACATGGACTCGTTCCGCGGCAAGGTGCTGCGGATGAACCTGGACGGCACCGCGCCCGGCGACAACCCGTTCTACAAGGGCACCGGCAAGTTCCAGGCCAAGGACTACATCTGGGCGTACGGGCTGCGCAACCCGTTCGGCGGGGCGTGGCGGCAGGCCGACGGCCAGCACTACTCGGTGGAGAACGGCCCGTCGGTCAACGACCGGTTCGCCCGGATCACCAAGGGCGGTCGCTACCACTGGCGGGGCGGCGCGTCCGGCCTCACCAAGAACGCGCTCTACAACTGGGACGAGACGCAGGGACCGGTCGGCATCACGTTCACCGAGCCGAGCGTCTACCACGCGGCCGGCTTCCCGCAGGAGAAGTACGGCAATGCCTTCGTCTCGCTGAGCGGCCCGACTTACGCCAGCGGCCCGCAGCGCCGGGGCAAGAAGATCGTCGAGTTCCAGTTCAACGACGACGGTACGGTCAAGGACCCGAAGACCCTGATCGAGTACACCGGCAGCGGCAAGACGAGCGTCGGCGGTCTCGCACCGGGACCCGACGGGCTCTACTTCACCACGATCTACACCAAGATCGGCGATGCGACCGACGAGGGCGCCAAGATCCTGCGCGTGCGGTACGTGCGCAAGGACACCGGCTCGCCGGTGACGCTGTACTCCGACAGCGGGTTCAAGGGCGATGCCAAGGGCCTGGGCACCGGGATCTTCGACACCGCCGCGTTCGGCAAGGTCAAGGACAACACCGTCAGCTCCCTGCGGGTGGCCGGCGGCTACCGGGCCGTCGCCTGCGACAGCCCGGCGACCGCGCCCGACCTCGGCGCCTGCCGCTACTTCGGGCCCGGCGAGCACGGCTCGCTCGGCGATTTCAACGACAAGATCTCGTCACTGACCGTCTTCGGCGGCCCGGTCGAGGGCAAGGGCGTCGTCGGCTACGGCGAGACCGGCCTCAAGGGCACCGCGCAGCCGCTGGGCGCGGGCATGCACGAGTCGGTCGCGGGTGAGCTCGCCGGCGGCGAGAGCACGTCGATCAGCTCGCTGAAGATCGGCGCGGGATACCGGCTGATCGCCTGCGACAAGGACCGCTCGGCCGGCGCCGACCTCGGTGTCTGCCGCATCCTGGGCAGCGGCGAGCACGCCACGATCGGCACGCTCAACGACAAGATCTCGCTGATCGGCGTCGTCGGGCCGCCGCTGACCGTGTTCTCCGAGGCCAAGGCCAAGGGCAAGAGCCAGAGCTTCGAGGCCGGCGTGTA contains these protein-coding regions:
- a CDS encoding PQQ-dependent sugar dehydrogenase: MNNGLRAGALGTSLLSAVLMFGTAAAPAPVAARAAGPAAPVITEPEKDNRLLSAADVHMETRAMQNNDAGDAHLCTDWEIWAGNAGSGERVWFDSCASGTGRVHVHLGDGVFENSFTGRKDLIADKAYTLRVRHRDASGAWSAYSTRPFKTDVERKPLPGAGDWKVHQPGFVVEEVTGDLALPVNIAMVPNYSGDPTKPLFYVTELYGRIRVVTGDYKKHTYADDLLDFDPSAQFPGSGEMGVTGIVIEPKTGDLFVSMLYKDDGDLLPKIVRFHSEDGGMTAATKTTIFKAPDEPQSTSHQISNLTIGPDGKLYVHMGDGFIAETAEDMDSFRGKVLRMNLDGTAPGDNPFYKGTGKFQAKDYIWAYGLRNPFGGAWRQADGQHYSVENGPSVNDRFARITKGGRYHWRGGASGLTKNALYNWDETQGPVGITFTEPSVYHAAGFPQEKYGNAFVSLSGPTYASGPQRRGKKIVEFQFNDDGTVKDPKTLIEYTGSGKTSVGGLAPGPDGLYFTTIYTKIGDATDEGAKILRVRYVRKDTGSPVTLYSDSGFKGDAKGLGTGIFDTAAFGKVKDNTVSSLRVAGGYRAVACDSPATAPDLGACRYFGPGEHGSLGDFNDKISSLTVFGGPVEGKGVVGYGETGLKGTAQPLGAGMHESVAGELAGGESTSISSLKIGAGYRLIACDKDRSAGADLGVCRILGSGEHATIGTLNDKISLIGVVGPPLTVFSEAKAKGKSQSFEAGVYEGTRGELAEVGDNAITSLRLEPGYRALACAGDGSTGTGLATLGRCRSFPPGEHTLTGTDLDDDISLLLVSGEPVKGANATAYADQAFKGGKSALGVGIFEASHDDLDGAGNDNISSLQVTPGHRAVACEHGTKPVVLDVGICRYYKAGDVTFVGADVNDKFSLVAVDKVGGAPARR